From a region of the Triticum aestivum cultivar Chinese Spring chromosome 7D, IWGSC CS RefSeq v2.1, whole genome shotgun sequence genome:
- the LOC123165700 gene encoding 14 kDa zinc-binding protein: MAATAAAATLAAATSSLLRRSSLLRPHGLRVSRDFAPRRFVRHIASSTNEEAAARTAAATADTGGPTIFDKIIAKEIPSSIVYEDEKVLAFRDINPQAPVHVLVIPKLRDGLTGLDKAEPRHAEILGQLLYAAKVVAEKEGVADGFRVVINNGAEGCQSVYHLHVHVLGGRQMKWPPG; encoded by the exons ATGGCGGCCACGGCCGCGGCGGCGACGCTGGcggcggccacctcctccctcctccg GCGCTCCTCCTTGCTGCGGCCGCACGGGCTCCGGGTCTCCCGCGACTTCGCTCCCCGAAG ATTTGTGCGCCACATTGCTTCATCAACAAATGAAGAGGCTGCTGCCAGAACAGCGGCAGCAACTGCTGATACTGGAGGACCGACCAT TTTTGACAAGATCATAGCAAAGGAAATCCCTTCAAGCATTGTCTATGAGGACGAGAAAGTCTTAGCATTTAGAGATATCAATCCGCAAGCTCCTGTGCATGTTCTAGTCATCCCGAAACTAAGAGATGGGCTAACTGGACTTGATAAG GCTGAACCAAGGCATGCTGAAATTCTGGGGCAGCTGCTTTACGCTGCGAAGGTAGTGGCCGAGAAGGAAGGCGTGGCAGATGGATTCCGGGTCGTCATAAACAACGGAGCAGAAGGAT GTCAATCAGTCTACCATCTGCACGTACATGTACTTGGTGGAAGGCAGATGAAATGGCCTCCTGGTTAA